A genomic stretch from Triplophysa dalaica isolate WHDGS20190420 chromosome 4, ASM1584641v1, whole genome shotgun sequence includes:
- the susd2 gene encoding sushi domain-containing protein 2 isoform X2 — MLYNSQNKIIFFIFIVLLQLLPRTAAQCSQRCGQKLNICSCHTTCESLKDCCADYKQFCLDITPYSGSLLGGADFEILNVTFEQNINLTCRFKSDILTEGYVDVNGMGHCISPMLYESGWIPFEVSTDGVSYDRSGRWMSVHHSKLSPFHKIILGNATQWQYYGTPNVGGDLKMIWIPSLIKAKTVNVELWGYNETGAAYSSNWEAEWKYLYTVGRDVPNNGVFSFTPQPAEKPYSLWDLGSMRVNPTTKPDGARDVNALWTGAYAVAWHLEEAFRKDSAGWALEKCLIWDQEEKAMPSFQTEITDCPCTLAQARADTGRFHVDYGCDIEAGSLCTYHPGAIHCVRAIQGSPQYGAGQQCCYDSTGAQVLTGDSIGGSTPDRGHDWGSPPYKKPPRVPGFSHWKYDVISFYYCCLWSKNCEYYFTHRPSSDCRTYRPPRAAAVLGDPHFVTFDGITFTFNGKGEYHLVHSSTYQLSVQGRAEPMKSESGSVTNATRLCSVAMREKDSDVIEVRLGDKADELQVLMNQQVLTFSEQKWMDLKDVFVFSPKPSNVTVMFPSGTGVEVRASAGVMTLTVLLPLDFQNHTQGLLGTMNNDPEDDFTSSNGGMIPLNSSANDIFTNSASWAVTNETSLFTYDSTHLLDEYYYSPKHDPSFIPVFSVDEDPEDPLLEPTLQMCSGEGAELCKYDALITRSLEQGNATLLSFWSHMSIKTALQSVQSCGWLPPPYHGQKEGTLYLEGATVTFSCHDGYSLYGSQERTCDGDGKWSGQETSCVADNTLAIVLGSVGAVLAVVIMVIAIVVYTKQQKREAKRQQDDKVTYYASNL; from the exons GCAGCGTTGCGGTCAGAAGTTGAATATATGCTCCTGTCACACAACATGTGAATCCTTAAAGGATTGCTGCGCAGATTATAAACAATTTTGTCTTGACATTACGCCCTACTCTGGATCCCTGCTTGGAGGAGCTGACTTTGAAATTCTCAACGTTACATTTGAGCAAAACATTAACCTGACTTGTAG GTTTAAGTCTGATATTTTGACTGAGGGCTATGTTGATGTGAACGGCATGGGTCATTGCATCTCTCCTATGCTGTATGAGTCGGGCTGGATCCCTTTTGAAGTTTCCACCGATGGAGTTAGCTATGATAGATCAGGGAGGTGGATGTCAG TTCATCACAGTAAGCTGAGCCCTTTTCACAAGATCATACTAGGCAATGCAACGCAATGGCAATACTATGGCACCCCTAATGTGGGCGGAGATTTAAAGATGATATGGATACCATCTCTAATAAAAGCAAAGACCGTGAACGTCGAACTCTGGGGTTACAATGAGACTG GAGCGGCGTATTCCAGTAACTGGGAAGCAGAATGGAAGTATCTGTACACCGTGGGCAGAGATGTGCCCAACAATGGAGTCTTCAGTTTTACCCCACAGCCCGCAGAAAAGCCCTACTCGCTCTGGGACCTGGGCAGCATGCGGGTCAACCCTACCACCAAACCAGATGGAGCCCG gGATGTGAATGCCTTGTGGACTGGTGCGTATGCGGTCGCCTGGCATTTAGAGGAGGCCTTTAGGAAGGACTCGGCAGGCTGGGCTctggagaaatgtctcatttggGACCAAGAGGAGAAAGCGATGCCCAGCTTCCAGACTGAGATCACCGACTGTCCCTGCACGCTGGCTCAGGCTCGTGCGGACACCGGGAGATTCCAT GTGGATTACGGCTGTGATATTGAGGCTGGCAGTTTATGCACTTATCACCCAGGTGCCATCCACTGTGTCAGAGCCATACAGGGCAG TCCTCAATATGGAGCCGGTCAGCAGTGTTGCTATGACAGCACTGGAGCTCAGGTGCTCACAGGGGACTCTATTGGAGGCAGCACCCCAGATCGAGGGCATGATTGGGGGTCGCCACCATACAAAAAACCTCCTAGGGTTCCAGGATTCTCACACTGGAAGTATGATGTCATCAGTTTCTACTACTGCTGCCTGTGGTCAAAAAACTGCGAGTATTACTTCACACACCGACCGTCTAGTGACTGCAGAACATATCGTCCTCCAAGAGCGG CTGCTGTTCTCGGTGACCCGCACTTTGTGACATTCGACGGTATTACTTTCACCTTCAATGGGAAAGGAGAGTACCATCTGGTTCATTCCTCAACCTATCAGCTGTCTGTGCAAGGAAGGGCCGAGCCAATGAAATCAGAGAGTG GTTCTGTCACTAATGCAACACGGCTTTGTTCTGTGGCCATGAGGGAGAAAGACTCTGATGTCATCGAGGTGCGGCTCGGAGACAAAGCAGATGAGCTGCAGGTGTTAATGAACCAGCAGGTGCTAACGTTCTCTGAACAGAAATGGATGGACCTTAAAG atgtttttgttttttcccccAAACCCTCTAATGTGACGGTGATGTTTCCGTCTGGGACTGGGGTTGAGGTCAGAGCAAGTGCAGGGGTCATGACCCTTACTGTTCTACTGCCCCTTGACTTTCAGAACCACACACAAGGGCTTCTCGGTACAATGAACAATGACCCTGAGGATGATTTTACGTCCAGTAATGGTGGAATGATCCCACTCAACAGCAGTGCTAATGACATATTTACAAATAGTGCTAGCT GGGCTGTTACGAATGAAACTTCACTATTTACTTACGACTCAACCCACCTCCTGGACGAATATTATTATTCCCCAAAGCACGATCCATCTTTCATCCCCGTATTTTCTGTTGACGAAGACCCCGAGGACCCCCTGCTGGAGCCGACGCTGCAGATGTGTTCAGGGGAGGGGGCAGAGCTCTGTAAATATGATGCGCTAATCACACGCAGCCTGGAACAAGGCAACGCAACGCTGCTATCCTTCTGGAGTCATATGTCCATCAAGACTGCTCTGCAATCTG TGCAATCCTGTGGTTGGTTACCACCACCCTACCATGGCCAGAAGGAAGGAACCTTGTACCTAGAAGGAGCAACGGTCACATTCTCATGTCATGATGGATACAGTCTCTACGGATCTCAGGAACGCACCTGCGACGGGGATGGAAAATGGTCCGGACAGGAGACGAGCTGTGTGGCTG ataataCTCTGGCCATTGTGTTGGGCAGTGTTGGTGCCGTGTTGGCGGTGGTTATAATGGTGATAGCAATCGTTGTTTACACAAAGCAACAAAAGAG AGAGGCAAAGAGACAACAGGACGACAAGGTGACCTATTACGCATCAAACCTGTGA
- the susd2 gene encoding sushi domain-containing protein 2 isoform X1, whose protein sequence is MLYNSQNKIIFFIFIVLLQLLPRTAAQCSQRCGQKLNICSCHTTCESLKDCCADYKQFCLDITPYSGSLLGGADFEILNVTFEQNINLTCRFKSDILTEGYVDVNGMGHCISPMLYESGWIPFEVSTDGVSYDRSGRWMSVHHSKLSPFHKIILGNATQWQYYGTPNVGGDLKMIWIPSLIKAKTVNVELWGYNETGAAYSSNWEAEWKYLYTVGRDVPNNGVFSFTPQPAEKPYSLWDLGSMRVNPTTKPDGARDVNALWTGAYAVAWHLEEAFRKDSAGWALEKCLIWDQEEKAMPSFQTEITDCPCTLAQARADTGRFHVDYGCDIEAGSLCTYHPGAIHCVRAIQGSPQYGAGQQCCYDSTGAQVLTGDSIGGSTPDRGHDWGSPPYKKPPRVPGFSHWKYDVISFYYCCLWSKNCEYYFTHRPSSDCRTYRPPRAAAVLGDPHFVTFDGITFTFNGKGEYHLVHSSTYQLSVQGRAEPMKSESGESVKLSDIYDALYLRHLQVCSVLSGSVTNATRLCSVAMREKDSDVIEVRLGDKADELQVLMNQQVLTFSEQKWMDLKDVFVFSPKPSNVTVMFPSGTGVEVRASAGVMTLTVLLPLDFQNHTQGLLGTMNNDPEDDFTSSNGGMIPLNSSANDIFTNSASWAVTNETSLFTYDSTHLLDEYYYSPKHDPSFIPVFSVDEDPEDPLLEPTLQMCSGEGAELCKYDALITRSLEQGNATLLSFWSHMSIKTALQSVQSCGWLPPPYHGQKEGTLYLEGATVTFSCHDGYSLYGSQERTCDGDGKWSGQETSCVADNTLAIVLGSVGAVLAVVIMVIAIVVYTKQQKREAKRQQDDKVTYYASNL, encoded by the exons GCAGCGTTGCGGTCAGAAGTTGAATATATGCTCCTGTCACACAACATGTGAATCCTTAAAGGATTGCTGCGCAGATTATAAACAATTTTGTCTTGACATTACGCCCTACTCTGGATCCCTGCTTGGAGGAGCTGACTTTGAAATTCTCAACGTTACATTTGAGCAAAACATTAACCTGACTTGTAG GTTTAAGTCTGATATTTTGACTGAGGGCTATGTTGATGTGAACGGCATGGGTCATTGCATCTCTCCTATGCTGTATGAGTCGGGCTGGATCCCTTTTGAAGTTTCCACCGATGGAGTTAGCTATGATAGATCAGGGAGGTGGATGTCAG TTCATCACAGTAAGCTGAGCCCTTTTCACAAGATCATACTAGGCAATGCAACGCAATGGCAATACTATGGCACCCCTAATGTGGGCGGAGATTTAAAGATGATATGGATACCATCTCTAATAAAAGCAAAGACCGTGAACGTCGAACTCTGGGGTTACAATGAGACTG GAGCGGCGTATTCCAGTAACTGGGAAGCAGAATGGAAGTATCTGTACACCGTGGGCAGAGATGTGCCCAACAATGGAGTCTTCAGTTTTACCCCACAGCCCGCAGAAAAGCCCTACTCGCTCTGGGACCTGGGCAGCATGCGGGTCAACCCTACCACCAAACCAGATGGAGCCCG gGATGTGAATGCCTTGTGGACTGGTGCGTATGCGGTCGCCTGGCATTTAGAGGAGGCCTTTAGGAAGGACTCGGCAGGCTGGGCTctggagaaatgtctcatttggGACCAAGAGGAGAAAGCGATGCCCAGCTTCCAGACTGAGATCACCGACTGTCCCTGCACGCTGGCTCAGGCTCGTGCGGACACCGGGAGATTCCAT GTGGATTACGGCTGTGATATTGAGGCTGGCAGTTTATGCACTTATCACCCAGGTGCCATCCACTGTGTCAGAGCCATACAGGGCAG TCCTCAATATGGAGCCGGTCAGCAGTGTTGCTATGACAGCACTGGAGCTCAGGTGCTCACAGGGGACTCTATTGGAGGCAGCACCCCAGATCGAGGGCATGATTGGGGGTCGCCACCATACAAAAAACCTCCTAGGGTTCCAGGATTCTCACACTGGAAGTATGATGTCATCAGTTTCTACTACTGCTGCCTGTGGTCAAAAAACTGCGAGTATTACTTCACACACCGACCGTCTAGTGACTGCAGAACATATCGTCCTCCAAGAGCGG CTGCTGTTCTCGGTGACCCGCACTTTGTGACATTCGACGGTATTACTTTCACCTTCAATGGGAAAGGAGAGTACCATCTGGTTCATTCCTCAACCTATCAGCTGTCTGTGCAAGGAAGGGCCGAGCCAATGAAATCAGAGAGTGGTGAGTCGGTGAAACTTTCAGATATTTACGATGCATTGTATCTCAGACATCTTCAAGTTTGTTCTGTACTTTCAGGTTCTGTCACTAATGCAACACGGCTTTGTTCTGTGGCCATGAGGGAGAAAGACTCTGATGTCATCGAGGTGCGGCTCGGAGACAAAGCAGATGAGCTGCAGGTGTTAATGAACCAGCAGGTGCTAACGTTCTCTGAACAGAAATGGATGGACCTTAAAG atgtttttgttttttcccccAAACCCTCTAATGTGACGGTGATGTTTCCGTCTGGGACTGGGGTTGAGGTCAGAGCAAGTGCAGGGGTCATGACCCTTACTGTTCTACTGCCCCTTGACTTTCAGAACCACACACAAGGGCTTCTCGGTACAATGAACAATGACCCTGAGGATGATTTTACGTCCAGTAATGGTGGAATGATCCCACTCAACAGCAGTGCTAATGACATATTTACAAATAGTGCTAGCT GGGCTGTTACGAATGAAACTTCACTATTTACTTACGACTCAACCCACCTCCTGGACGAATATTATTATTCCCCAAAGCACGATCCATCTTTCATCCCCGTATTTTCTGTTGACGAAGACCCCGAGGACCCCCTGCTGGAGCCGACGCTGCAGATGTGTTCAGGGGAGGGGGCAGAGCTCTGTAAATATGATGCGCTAATCACACGCAGCCTGGAACAAGGCAACGCAACGCTGCTATCCTTCTGGAGTCATATGTCCATCAAGACTGCTCTGCAATCTG TGCAATCCTGTGGTTGGTTACCACCACCCTACCATGGCCAGAAGGAAGGAACCTTGTACCTAGAAGGAGCAACGGTCACATTCTCATGTCATGATGGATACAGTCTCTACGGATCTCAGGAACGCACCTGCGACGGGGATGGAAAATGGTCCGGACAGGAGACGAGCTGTGTGGCTG ataataCTCTGGCCATTGTGTTGGGCAGTGTTGGTGCCGTGTTGGCGGTGGTTATAATGGTGATAGCAATCGTTGTTTACACAAAGCAACAAAAGAG AGAGGCAAAGAGACAACAGGACGACAAGGTGACCTATTACGCATCAAACCTGTGA